The DNA window TTGCATTCACCTCGGGCGGCGAGGTGCTCCGGGTATGTTCATTGATCTGGCGTCGGGGCGAACGGGTCGGCGCGCGCTTCGTTACCGCAAAGGAACTTCGGCTAGGCCTGGCGCCAGGTGAAGCCGATCAGCAGCCTGAAAAAGCGGAGATTGCGTCGTTTTAGCTGAAGGCGATGATGGATGCCGGCGGGTTGCCGAGCTATGCCGATTCGCGCTTCTTATGGTTCATGTTTTCTTACCGGCGGGTTCGGGGCTGCGGTTTGCCGAGATGGTGCGAACCAGAGGTTACCCGCGGGATTTCACGGAAGCCTCAGTGAAGCTGCGGCTGTCGGCCGAAGCGGCCTCTCCAAGAAAGAAGCCGCCGCAGGGGTTACCGGCGACGGCTGTTCCGAGAGCGCGCACCAAAGGCGAGACGTTTTTATTTCAGCGAGCTGTTGAGCGACGAGAACTGGGTATTGAGATTGGAGCCGATGCCGTTGACGACAGCGATAATGGCGAGTGCGATACCCGCGGCGATAAGGCCGTATTCGATTGCAGTGGCACCAGATTCATCAGCCAAAAATCTAACAAAAGTGCGTTTCAAAGCCTGCCTCCTCCTGGGAACTCTGCGACGTGACGCAGCGCCGGGGGTTTACAGGCGGACCATCTAAAGTTGAGTAAACTTCGATTCTGCAATTTTATCGTCAAAATCGATACTTGATCGATTTTGAATTTCAACAGGCGAGTTTGGACATTTGTTGGGGGTGTCGCAGCGGAAGGCTCGGCGAGGGTGCCCGCAAGAAGCCGGAAGACTGGCTTATTTGGGGTCTGAAGGCTGGGCAGCCTTTGAAATTCGCTTCTTGCGCTTGGTGTTCGCGACGGTGTCGCCAGTAGCCAGTTCGGTTTCGACCGCTTCTGCCTCTTTGGCTTTTCTCAGGACGCGCAGCCGTTCCATGTTCTTGCGGACTGCAACGGCTTGGCGTTCGACCTCGGCCATGGCTCGCACGCCTTCCTCGGCGGCGACGCGTTGCCGGTTGGCCCTGGCGATGCTTTCGGGTGAGAGGTCACCAGGT is part of the Bradyrhizobium canariense genome and encodes:
- a CDS encoding Flp family type IVb pilin; its protein translation is MKRTFVRFLADESGATAIEYGLIAAGIALAIIAVVNGIGSNLNTQFSSLNSSLK